One Cyanobacterium sp. T60_A2020_053 DNA window includes the following coding sequences:
- a CDS encoding phycobiliprotein lyase: MDINSFLTKFTGDWFSQRTTYNIQQEGVDNGKANLSINILSSDNPEITALIAKGFPWHSHISALRTSWDNSPDWGKPKQEGQSLMLIDIDNNSPRGKIWRLLPSQELLAGEYLLGDDESLTFTIEENSQQVTERIWFGNDNLRFRSTVITSDNNILQTCFYSEIRRITG, translated from the coding sequence ATGGACATTAATAGTTTTCTCACGAAATTTACAGGAGATTGGTTTTCCCAGCGCACGACTTACAATATCCAACAGGAAGGAGTTGATAACGGTAAAGCAAATTTAAGTATCAATATCTTATCTTCAGATAACCCAGAAATTACGGCATTGATTGCCAAGGGATTTCCGTGGCATAGCCACATCAGCGCCCTTCGCACCAGTTGGGATAACTCCCCTGATTGGGGAAAACCAAAACAGGAAGGGCAAAGTTTAATGTTAATTGATATTGATAATAATTCCCCTCGTGGCAAAATTTGGCGCTTATTACCAAGTCAAGAGTTATTAGCTGGAGAATATTTACTAGGTGATGATGAATCTCTAACTTTCACCATTGAAGAAAACTCTCAACAAGTCACCGAGAGAATTTGGTTTGGTAACGATAATTTACGTTTTCGTAGCACCGTGATTACCAGTGATAATAATATTTTACAAACTTGTTTTTATTCCGAAATCAGAAGAATCACTGGTTAA
- a CDS encoding HAD family hydrolase gives MTKIIALDFDGVICDGLAEYFHSSHLAYQKIWTETLNDATETQAKFNQLRPLVETGWEMPVMLRAINLGYGIEEIKTNWRGICQDILKTENLDYIAISKTLDQLRQYQIDHNLDQWLSLHNFFPNIINTIQQLLNQENIRLFIVTTKEGLFVKQLLINNGINLEKLVIIGKEVKRPKYESLRLIINEQKEKKAPVTFIEDRLEALEAVKQQPDLQGVKLFLADWGYNTEETRAKVANLTDINLLSLNEFNSCQWI, from the coding sequence ATGACAAAAATAATTGCCCTTGATTTTGATGGGGTTATCTGTGACGGTTTAGCGGAATATTTCCATAGTAGTCATTTAGCCTACCAAAAAATTTGGACAGAAACCCTCAATGATGCCACCGAAACCCAAGCTAAATTTAATCAATTACGCCCTTTAGTGGAAACAGGTTGGGAAATGCCGGTGATGTTACGCGCCATCAATTTAGGCTATGGCATAGAAGAAATTAAGACGAATTGGCGGGGAATTTGTCAAGATATTCTCAAGACAGAAAATCTTGATTATATTGCCATTAGTAAAACTTTAGACCAACTTAGACAATATCAAATTGATCATAATTTAGATCAATGGCTAAGTTTACATAACTTTTTCCCTAATATTATTAACACTATCCAACAATTATTAAATCAAGAAAATATTAGATTATTTATTGTTACTACAAAAGAAGGTTTATTTGTCAAACAATTATTAATAAATAACGGGATAAATCTTGAAAAATTAGTAATTATCGGTAAAGAAGTTAAAAGACCAAAATATGAAAGTTTGCGCTTAATTATTAATGAACAAAAAGAAAAAAAAGCGCCCGTCACCTTTATCGAAGATCGACTGGAAGCCTTAGAAGCAGTAAAACAACAACCAGATTTACAGGGGGTTAAGTTATTTTTAGCAGACTGGGGTTATAATACAGAAGAAACAAGGGCAAAAGTAGCTAATTTGACAGACATTAATTTACTTTCTCTCAATGAATTTAACTCTTGTCAATGGATTTAA
- a CDS encoding glycosyl hydrolase family 57, which translates to MQFKQITLDLPCFTGANAEIEAIVNHQQPIFLPTTDIDLSRVRALFSSALHMHQPTIPYEGRLINNLQYMFDHQGEGDNHNAEVFAWCYARMGDFIPELVNNGCSPRIMLDYSGNLLWGLEQMGREDILDKLRIITQDKRYQPYVEWLGTMWSHAVAPSTPIPDFKLHIQAWQHHFKHLFGGDALARVKGFSPPEMHLPNHPDTLYAYIKALKECGYRWLLVQEHTIERLDGQPLHHEDKYIPNCLVAQNSQGESISITVLVKTQGSDTKLVAQMQPYHEAKTKHHQLINHISVPPCVTQIADGENGGVMMNEFPRDYSPLWYNLKDSDVVGVNGTEYLELLASVGVNEDDMPRVRALGQYKIWDRVGDNINPDTVAEAIDFLQQNDHNFHTEGASWTNDLSWVKGYDNVLAPMTRLSALFHQKYDDLVAKDANVTKQSDYQEALLYNLLLQTSCFRYWGQGLWTDYAQELYHRGESVITNS; encoded by the coding sequence ATGCAATTTAAACAAATTACCTTGGATTTGCCTTGTTTTACAGGCGCAAATGCAGAAATTGAAGCCATTGTCAATCATCAACAACCGATTTTTTTACCCACCACCGACATTGATTTATCACGGGTGAGGGCGCTGTTTTCCAGCGCCCTCCACATGCACCAACCCACTATCCCTTATGAAGGAAGACTAATTAATAATTTACAATATATGTTTGACCATCAGGGAGAAGGTGATAACCATAACGCCGAAGTATTTGCGTGGTGTTACGCACGCATGGGTGACTTTATCCCCGAATTAGTTAATAATGGTTGTAGCCCTCGTATTATGCTTGATTACTCAGGTAACTTGCTATGGGGATTAGAACAAATGGGGCGAGAGGATATATTAGATAAATTACGCATCATTACCCAAGATAAACGTTATCAGCCCTATGTGGAATGGCTAGGCACCATGTGGAGTCATGCAGTAGCGCCCTCCACCCCCATTCCTGATTTTAAGTTGCATATTCAGGCTTGGCAACATCATTTTAAACATCTTTTCGGTGGGGATGCGTTGGCAAGGGTAAAGGGTTTTTCACCGCCAGAAATGCACTTACCCAATCATCCTGACACTTTATACGCCTACATCAAAGCCTTAAAAGAATGTGGTTATCGCTGGTTGTTGGTACAAGAACATACCATAGAAAGGCTAGATGGTCAACCTTTACACCATGAGGATAAATATATCCCTAATTGTTTAGTGGCACAAAATAGTCAGGGAGAATCTATTAGTATAACTGTATTAGTAAAAACTCAAGGCTCAGATACTAAATTGGTGGCACAAATGCAACCCTATCACGAGGCAAAAACGAAACACCATCAGTTAATTAATCATATCTCTGTGCCTCCTTGTGTAACGCAAATCGCTGACGGGGAAAATGGTGGCGTGATGATGAATGAGTTTCCCCGGGATTATTCTCCCCTTTGGTATAACCTCAAAGATAGTGATGTGGTGGGGGTTAATGGCACGGAATATCTGGAATTATTAGCTAGTGTGGGGGTGAATGAAGATGATATGCCAAGGGTGAGGGCGCTGGGGCAGTATAAGATATGGGATAGAGTTGGAGATAATATTAACCCTGACACTGTGGCGGAAGCCATTGATTTTTTACAGCAAAATGATCATAATTTCCACACGGAGGGCGCTTCATGGACTAATGATTTAAGTTGGGTAAAGGGTTATGATAATGTTTTAGCACCTATGACACGGTTGAGTGCGCTTTTTCATCAAAAATATGATGATTTAGTGGCAAAAGATGCCAATGTCACGAAACAAAGTGATTATCAAGAGGCACTTTTATATAATTTGTTGTTGCAAACCAGTTGCTTTCGTTATTGGGGGCAAGGTTTATGGACAGATTACGCCCAAGAGTTGTACCATCGAGGAGAATCTGTCATTACCAATAGTTAA